Proteins from a single region of Gossypium arboreum isolate Shixiya-1 chromosome 1, ASM2569848v2, whole genome shotgun sequence:
- the LOC108482633 gene encoding stigma-specific STIG1-like protein 1, with the protein MEAAKIFVTIALTYAVTIALAMKTIGAVAEDNSLIPSTTFRDAGPPVLPMGSPKRVSRFLQQGYRNPRAADHCHKDEEVCYVLEGATSTCCNNKCVFLATDDHNCGACKRKCKFTQVCCRGECVDVAFDKRHCGACNHRCNRGEYCVYGMCNYA; encoded by the coding sequence atGGAAGCTGCCAAAATTTTCGTCACTATAGCTCTAACATATGCTGTAACAATTGCTTTAGCGATGAAAACCATCGGTGCCGTTGCCGAAGATAACTCTCTGATTCCATCAACGACTTTCAGAGACGCTGGACCACCCGTACTACCAATGGGGAGTCCCAAAAGGGTAAGTCGTTTCCTTCAGCAAGGATATAGAAACCCTAGAGCTGCCGACCATTGCCACAAAGATGAAGAGGTTTGTTACGTCCTAGAAGGAGCCACCTCCACTTGCTGCAACAACAAATGTGTCTTTTTGGCGACGGACGACCACAACTGCGGTGCATGCAAGAGGAAGTGCAAGTTCACCCAGGTTTGCTGCCGGGGAGAGTGCGTCGACGTTGCTTTCGACAAAAGACATTGCGGAGCTTGTAACCACCGGTGTAACCGCGGCGAGTATTGCGTTTATGGCATGTGTAACTATGCATGA